The following coding sequences lie in one Changpingibacter yushuensis genomic window:
- a CDS encoding ATP-dependent helicase, giving the protein MSSDSVDSILTLDSSQVRALEACAGGTRVSVLGAPGTGKTTVLAELVLREVRSGGTHPPRIAVITQDRRAASELRGLISRMLGGIPTGVSVQTLTAFAFTVAQSYAQAVGRKNPELIAGPDEDSLVAAILSDVDAGFDFPTYVTEDVRLMPAFRAQIRDLLTRAQELGYSPEQLEALGRGKNEPMWVAGGQILRVYEELTEAQDAFAGSAQAPDRLDHAQLITAAASMLAGWEDFVSSSQPNPTSIPRPQWDWVIVDDVQNAPHSIIALLRELAATGASIVVAGDPDSAVQGFRGGIASLPGDVQRPEPEGLACVPVYLQHRHRFGGVLARTADTLVEHIRVGGAVALHRMPEGSMESSVRGQRYVHSEEQAAGIARTVRELHVTRSVPYSQIAVITRSRSEHAALRSSLVRRLVPVEQVGSDVPLRDRPAVKALLETVELALGIPGADGIPSLAAVLRSPIIGIDALSLIRHGRILRAFELANGGERHEEQLLELILTGPDALEQLVPSGVPELVRAASIIQRVRDVASRTARQAEQVLWAAWEACGRAEVWREAAIKGGVAGDAADDSLDSVIQLFRAVQRMADRDPEVTIDVFLREIAAQDLPEDSIARAGALTDAISLTTPAASQGREWDYVVVAGLQDGSWPNLRLRDSYTHTTRLAQIATSREVSGISPADERSEAFEDVLDDELRQLHHAITRARKSLLVTCVDSEGNTPSRFFQAMGFREEGNEHSIASEGGSDAMSATAPILASAGPLKPDLDATSLIGQIRRAAAYGELEGDQRDAANHVWSVLHEAGFDECEPSNWIDALPPSVQESSQRVVEVSPSRVEGLLQCPLRGTLGMLGAERSDQRQAASIGTLIHAVAEEFPHGPEALMKASFDRRWRASQPLAPEDSELAAEAYQNGLRMVEALAAYAASHPEDVEVEKRVRAEVDPHTFLNASLDRVSSTSDGLRVADFKTSKVLVNRQKAPDHIQLQLYQWALRQVAPDSPSQGAELVYVAVRDAKGYPTLREQAPLDADSSQRAVRRIRSAADLLRRDQLPAQPDEGICRNCQFAIVCPAMSAGRMFS; this is encoded by the coding sequence ATGAGTTCGGACAGTGTGGATTCAATACTGACCCTTGATTCGTCTCAGGTTCGGGCGTTGGAGGCATGCGCTGGGGGAACTCGGGTAAGTGTGCTCGGTGCTCCTGGCACTGGGAAAACAACAGTGCTGGCTGAGCTCGTCTTGCGGGAGGTCCGCTCTGGCGGAACACACCCACCTCGTATTGCTGTCATTACCCAGGATCGGCGTGCAGCTTCTGAACTTCGCGGTTTGATTTCGCGCATGCTAGGAGGCATTCCTACCGGCGTGAGCGTCCAGACCCTCACAGCGTTTGCCTTTACTGTTGCTCAGTCATATGCGCAGGCGGTTGGAAGAAAGAATCCGGAACTCATCGCTGGCCCGGATGAAGATTCCTTGGTTGCCGCCATCCTTTCAGATGTGGATGCTGGTTTTGACTTTCCCACCTACGTCACGGAAGACGTTCGCCTGATGCCTGCATTCCGGGCGCAGATCCGTGATCTTCTCACTAGGGCGCAAGAACTCGGTTATTCTCCGGAACAGCTTGAGGCGCTCGGACGCGGTAAGAATGAACCGATGTGGGTTGCCGGCGGCCAAATTCTTCGAGTTTACGAGGAGTTGACCGAAGCACAAGATGCCTTTGCAGGTTCGGCGCAGGCTCCAGATCGCCTAGATCACGCCCAGCTCATCACCGCCGCAGCTTCGATGCTGGCTGGGTGGGAAGATTTCGTATCCTCGTCACAACCCAACCCAACGTCCATCCCTCGCCCGCAGTGGGATTGGGTGATTGTCGACGATGTCCAGAATGCGCCGCACTCGATAATTGCGCTGCTCCGTGAGTTGGCTGCAACCGGAGCGTCCATCGTTGTGGCGGGAGATCCCGATAGCGCAGTGCAGGGCTTTCGTGGCGGAATAGCCTCGTTACCGGGCGATGTGCAGCGGCCTGAACCAGAGGGCCTTGCCTGCGTTCCCGTCTACCTTCAACACCGTCACAGGTTCGGCGGTGTTCTGGCCCGCACAGCTGACACGCTAGTGGAGCACATTAGGGTGGGTGGTGCGGTGGCGCTACACCGAATGCCTGAAGGTAGCATGGAGTCCAGCGTACGGGGTCAACGTTATGTTCATTCTGAGGAACAAGCTGCTGGCATTGCCCGAACGGTGCGTGAGCTTCATGTGACGAGGTCCGTTCCGTACTCCCAGATCGCTGTCATTACGAGGTCACGTTCTGAACACGCTGCCCTCCGGTCCTCGCTGGTGCGCAGGTTGGTTCCCGTTGAGCAAGTTGGCTCAGATGTGCCATTGCGTGACCGGCCAGCTGTCAAGGCGCTTCTTGAGACGGTTGAACTTGCTCTAGGAATACCGGGTGCCGATGGGATACCTTCGCTCGCCGCCGTGCTTCGTTCTCCCATCATCGGGATTGACGCGCTTTCGCTGATAAGACATGGTCGAATCCTGCGAGCTTTCGAGTTGGCCAACGGGGGTGAACGGCACGAGGAGCAGTTGCTCGAACTCATATTGACGGGCCCGGATGCTCTTGAACAGCTGGTGCCAAGTGGAGTTCCTGAACTCGTTCGCGCTGCCTCCATCATCCAACGAGTTCGCGATGTGGCCTCGCGAACTGCCCGCCAAGCAGAACAGGTTCTGTGGGCTGCATGGGAAGCCTGTGGCCGGGCAGAGGTGTGGCGCGAAGCCGCTATCAAGGGTGGCGTCGCTGGCGATGCCGCAGATGATTCGTTGGATTCCGTCATCCAGTTGTTTCGTGCTGTCCAGCGAATGGCTGATCGTGATCCAGAGGTCACAATTGATGTGTTCCTCCGTGAGATCGCAGCACAGGACCTCCCCGAAGATTCAATTGCACGTGCTGGCGCCCTCACTGATGCCATCAGCCTGACTACGCCAGCCGCCTCCCAAGGCAGAGAATGGGACTACGTCGTGGTAGCGGGATTGCAGGATGGTTCTTGGCCAAACCTTAGGCTGCGGGACTCCTACACACACACCACACGTCTGGCTCAGATAGCCACTAGCCGTGAGGTCAGCGGAATCAGTCCAGCGGATGAGCGCAGTGAAGCATTCGAAGATGTGCTGGATGATGAACTGCGCCAGCTTCACCACGCGATCACGCGCGCCCGGAAGAGTCTGCTCGTGACATGCGTGGACTCGGAGGGCAACACTCCTTCGCGGTTCTTCCAAGCCATGGGTTTCCGTGAGGAAGGTAATGAGCATTCCATCGCATCTGAAGGCGGTAGTGATGCTATGAGCGCTACTGCGCCAATCCTGGCTTCAGCGGGTCCGCTGAAGCCAGATCTTGACGCTACAAGCTTGATCGGCCAGATTCGCAGAGCTGCGGCATATGGAGAGTTGGAAGGTGACCAGCGGGACGCTGCCAATCATGTGTGGTCAGTCTTGCATGAAGCTGGATTCGATGAATGCGAGCCTTCGAACTGGATTGACGCCCTGCCACCGAGCGTGCAGGAATCCAGCCAAAGAGTCGTTGAGGTATCGCCATCCAGAGTTGAGGGTCTCCTCCAATGCCCACTTCGCGGCACGCTAGGAATGCTGGGTGCCGAACGTTCCGACCAACGGCAAGCCGCTTCCATCGGCACGCTCATCCACGCAGTGGCAGAAGAGTTTCCACATGGACCGGAGGCCCTTATGAAGGCTTCATTCGATAGACGATGGCGGGCCAGCCAGCCTCTCGCACCTGAGGATTCCGAACTTGCAGCTGAGGCGTATCAGAACGGCCTGCGAATGGTTGAGGCTTTGGCAGCCTATGCTGCCAGCCATCCGGAGGATGTCGAAGTTGAGAAACGAGTACGGGCGGAGGTTGATCCACACACGTTTCTCAACGCCTCACTCGATCGCGTCTCATCCACTTCCGATGGGCTTCGGGTGGCGGACTTCAAAACATCCAAGGTACTTGTCAATAGGCAGAAAGCTCCCGATCACATCCAGTTGCAGCTCTATCAATGGGCGTTGCGCCAAGTCGCTCCTGATTCGCCTTCGCAAGGCGCCGAACTTGTGTATGTTGCCGTCCGAGATGCCAAAGGCTATCCGACCCTGAGGGAGCAGGCACCGCTTGATGCGGATTCCTCGCAGCGTGCCGTTCGCAGGATTCGTAGCGCTGCTGACCTTCTACGAAGGGACCAGCTACCTGCGCAACCCGATGAGGGAATCTGCCGGAATTGTCAGTTTGCGATCGTCTGCCCGGCGATGTCCGCAGGAAGGATGTTCTCATGA
- a CDS encoding ATP-dependent DNA helicase, translating to MTATYSQIMQVLGSGFLPTKEQERVIVSSSPTILVVAGAGSGKTATMTNRIAYQIATGVVRPDQVLGLTFTRKAAGELAERVDRALGLMRSAGIVTPPHGDQTSQLRDSLMRPNISTYNSFASEISTSYGLLVGGDPGARLMTEAERYQVMASIVDQWPAGEDHPFGDYSLATVTEACLTLASGLIDNQVSLSDASAFFDRELSAIIRYRDDVQKFARGHNAASKAWTNLKNEGVSALEFRRNLLQVVERYFDRKVELGLTEFADQVTTASSVLAQYPQLGADIAERYRLVLLDEYQDTSVNQARFLVNALAPAQIEAGNLASRRSICAVGDPNQAIYGWRGASANALEDFVDQFGARMEAPERLTLSTSFRNDIRILDAANAVARSLNRFSTQEESQAEEAASLNSEAVTHDRLGAPAAHLQGPTDESHGGDGMGAVGTLQPRTGAGPGRVVEVRPWLRSDSYRAIAWRIRDVINEVRTASIASGQPREAEIAVLCRKRSYIDLMAEALLEVGIPYEVVGGESLVMRPEILTIRAALGVLAKPSRNDLLLRLITLFNIGTGDLRVLHSWSTQLAAYQARVASQDSQDRALNAREERSLIEAVADLPKADWTDRHGSRFSPEAYQRLSKIAALLERLRGSVHMPLPDLVSLTSQLLGLDLAAASRLSGSQRVRTSIDSFISLSGAYANDHPGCSLEDFVAWLEAVEAREHGGEEASGEDYVGESEDVEVHAGTVQIMTIHAAKGLEWRDLVVVPEMVDSQFSTITGGVKAWPQNKAIFPYPLRADYRHLPTFEVSECADKFEAGEAYSDFKVLGLTRHESMEARRLAYVAFTRPQRELLLAGYACREAEAKTSRKKDVPGAGVCIRSQFLADIRAGAHVTPVSSLAGEDWPPELVVQAPESASVAEVSQALGLSDVSEDDLEPVPDFTDTELKQWPRDVQRSLGDGTLKTNGFDFASWVEQAEVLAAEAYLARSRGLELERPYYTATDVVHLADDPHRFILDQRRPVPNRPSRAARTGTEVHARIAHYFGEALTIDVDSLIGQDGDDFEEERQIPAEERNLFDAFERSRWSKFPPIAVEQSLEIVVEGKIVRCTIDAVLDTSSDPDLADVTIVDWKSGRRPSTSSIPSRELQLALYRLAWSRNSGSPLDAIDARFVYLREDESRQELAAGRLSELEIGQRIQAALQEGRLPAEVE from the coding sequence ATGACTGCCACGTACAGCCAGATTATGCAGGTTCTGGGATCCGGATTCCTGCCAACAAAGGAACAGGAAAGAGTGATTGTTAGCTCTTCGCCTACTATCTTGGTGGTGGCAGGAGCAGGCTCAGGCAAGACTGCGACGATGACCAACAGGATTGCCTACCAGATCGCCACAGGTGTAGTGCGTCCAGATCAAGTACTTGGTCTAACTTTCACGCGCAAGGCAGCTGGGGAACTGGCAGAAAGAGTCGATCGCGCATTGGGTTTGATGCGATCAGCGGGCATCGTGACGCCACCACATGGAGATCAAACATCTCAACTGCGGGACTCGCTCATGCGGCCCAACATCTCCACGTACAACTCATTCGCATCGGAGATCTCAACAAGCTACGGACTGCTTGTGGGAGGGGATCCGGGCGCTCGCCTCATGACTGAAGCGGAACGGTACCAAGTTATGGCATCGATCGTGGACCAGTGGCCAGCGGGCGAAGATCATCCCTTTGGTGATTATTCTCTGGCAACTGTCACGGAGGCCTGTTTGACCCTCGCCTCGGGGCTGATTGACAACCAAGTCTCGCTTTCCGATGCCAGTGCCTTCTTCGATCGTGAGCTTTCCGCGATCATACGGTACAGGGATGATGTTCAGAAGTTTGCCAGAGGCCACAACGCAGCGAGCAAAGCTTGGACAAACCTGAAGAATGAGGGAGTATCGGCACTAGAGTTTCGAAGGAATCTACTCCAAGTGGTCGAACGCTACTTTGATCGCAAGGTTGAACTTGGCTTGACCGAGTTTGCAGACCAAGTCACCACGGCGTCATCAGTGCTCGCGCAGTATCCCCAACTCGGCGCCGACATCGCTGAAAGGTATCGGCTGGTTCTTCTGGACGAATACCAAGATACGTCCGTCAATCAAGCGCGATTCTTGGTCAACGCGTTGGCTCCTGCCCAAATTGAGGCTGGGAATCTGGCCTCCCGCCGATCGATCTGCGCAGTGGGAGACCCCAATCAGGCTATCTACGGGTGGAGAGGTGCCAGTGCTAACGCATTGGAGGACTTCGTGGATCAGTTCGGCGCACGCATGGAGGCTCCAGAGCGACTGACATTATCCACATCCTTCCGTAATGACATCCGAATTCTTGATGCAGCGAACGCCGTGGCACGCAGCCTCAATCGTTTCTCCACTCAAGAGGAATCGCAGGCCGAAGAAGCTGCGAGCCTCAACTCTGAAGCAGTGACTCACGATCGCCTCGGCGCGCCGGCTGCACATCTGCAAGGTCCAACAGATGAAAGTCACGGCGGTGATGGTATGGGGGCAGTTGGCACGTTGCAGCCGCGTACCGGAGCTGGCCCAGGGCGCGTTGTGGAGGTACGACCGTGGTTACGTTCCGATTCCTACCGGGCAATCGCATGGCGCATTCGAGACGTCATCAATGAGGTCCGTACTGCGAGCATCGCGAGCGGCCAGCCAAGGGAAGCCGAGATCGCTGTGCTGTGCAGAAAGCGTTCGTACATCGATCTCATGGCAGAGGCGTTACTAGAAGTTGGAATTCCGTATGAGGTTGTTGGTGGCGAAAGCCTCGTTATGCGGCCGGAGATTTTGACCATACGGGCAGCTCTGGGAGTTCTCGCAAAGCCCTCACGAAATGATTTGCTGCTCCGGCTGATCACGCTTTTCAATATTGGTACAGGTGATCTACGTGTCCTGCACTCGTGGTCAACTCAGTTGGCGGCCTATCAAGCACGGGTAGCCTCACAGGATTCTCAAGACAGGGCACTCAACGCTCGCGAGGAACGCAGCTTGATTGAGGCTGTGGCGGATCTGCCGAAGGCAGATTGGACGGACCGCCATGGATCACGATTCTCACCGGAGGCGTATCAGCGGCTCAGCAAGATCGCGGCGCTCTTGGAACGCTTGCGAGGGTCTGTGCATATGCCATTGCCGGACTTGGTTTCTCTGACATCCCAGTTGCTCGGCCTAGACCTAGCGGCGGCGAGCCGCTTGTCTGGTTCTCAGAGAGTCCGGACGTCTATTGACTCATTCATCTCACTTAGTGGCGCTTATGCGAATGACCATCCTGGCTGCTCACTTGAAGACTTCGTGGCGTGGCTGGAGGCGGTTGAAGCTCGCGAGCACGGAGGTGAAGAAGCCTCGGGTGAGGATTACGTGGGGGAGAGCGAAGATGTTGAGGTCCATGCGGGCACCGTGCAGATCATGACTATTCATGCGGCAAAGGGCCTTGAATGGCGTGACCTCGTCGTGGTTCCTGAAATGGTGGATAGTCAGTTCTCAACGATCACTGGCGGGGTCAAGGCATGGCCGCAGAACAAGGCCATCTTCCCTTATCCGCTGCGCGCAGATTACCGCCACCTACCCACGTTTGAAGTGTCCGAATGCGCGGACAAGTTCGAAGCGGGTGAGGCCTACTCAGACTTCAAGGTTCTTGGCCTTACACGGCACGAGAGCATGGAAGCGCGCAGGCTCGCCTATGTGGCCTTCACCAGACCACAGCGTGAACTGCTCCTCGCCGGGTATGCGTGCCGGGAGGCAGAAGCGAAGACCAGCAGAAAGAAGGATGTTCCGGGGGCAGGTGTTTGCATCAGGTCCCAGTTTCTGGCCGATATCCGCGCAGGTGCGCACGTCACGCCAGTCTCGAGTCTCGCGGGTGAGGATTGGCCGCCGGAACTGGTAGTTCAAGCTCCCGAATCAGCATCCGTTGCAGAAGTATCTCAGGCGCTTGGTTTGTCCGACGTCTCTGAAGACGATCTGGAACCCGTTCCAGACTTCACGGATACCGAGTTGAAGCAGTGGCCTCGGGACGTGCAGCGATCTCTGGGTGATGGCACGCTAAAGACCAACGGTTTCGACTTCGCGAGTTGGGTAGAACAAGCCGAGGTTCTGGCTGCCGAAGCATATTTGGCGCGAAGCCGCGGGCTTGAGTTGGAAAGGCCCTACTACACGGCAACGGACGTGGTCCATCTGGCAGATGATCCGCATCGCTTCATTCTTGACCAACGCAGGCCGGTGCCAAACCGGCCGAGCCGTGCCGCCCGTACCGGCACTGAAGTGCATGCACGAATCGCGCATTACTTCGGCGAAGCACTCACTATTGATGTGGATTCACTGATAGGTCAGGATGGGGACGATTTCGAGGAAGAACGGCAGATCCCTGCTGAGGAACGCAACCTCTTCGATGCATTCGAGCGCTCGCGGTGGTCCAAGTTCCCGCCGATCGCAGTGGAACAGTCGCTGGAGATCGTAGTGGAAGGCAAGATCGTTCGATGCACTATCGACGCGGTGCTGGACACCTCGAGCGATCCAGATCTTGCTGATGTCACGATCGTCGATTGGAAGTCTGGGCGCAGGCCAAGCACGTCGAGTATTCCATCCCGTGAACTGCAACTTGCCCTCTACCGGTTGGCATGGTCTCGCAACAGTGGGAGTCCGTTGGACGCGATCGATGCTCGCTTTGTCTACCTCCGTGAGGACGAATCCCGCCAAGAGCTAGCAGCGGGCAGGCTCTCGGAACTAGAAATCGGCCAGCGAATCCAAGCAGCGCTGCAGGAAGGAAGGCTGCCGGCAGAAGTGGAGTGA
- a CDS encoding phosphotransferase codes for MKTSPLYLAALAVSAIEGLEIVGTRPPYIETSDFVTGVVVDSRGRRWVVKAPLNDAAATMLEAEAALAPSLLDHLRRGDLPFDIIRPSGFADVQGGGRAVVYREPFGEAIPFENLTDAEARELGRAIASIHVLPESAISASGLPVYTADECRQRLLAELHDADQVSPVPAILRRRWENALEDTSLWQFDPVPLHGDVASENFFWSRGEIATVLGFGESHVGDPATDLAPLIGMGDEFFEAVRESYQNTRHVEFDDAAYSRAVLASELAVVRWLMYGHRLNDTEIVRDAQAMLSELATDVENEGSLGSGPSWHVDPAGQ; via the coding sequence GTGAAGACGTCTCCTCTCTATCTAGCAGCCCTAGCCGTAAGTGCGATTGAGGGTCTAGAAATCGTTGGAACCCGGCCTCCCTATATTGAGACATCTGACTTTGTCACTGGCGTAGTTGTCGATTCGCGGGGCCGGCGTTGGGTTGTCAAGGCTCCGCTCAATGATGCGGCTGCGACAATGCTTGAGGCGGAGGCTGCCCTAGCCCCAAGCCTCTTGGACCATTTGCGACGCGGGGATCTTCCCTTCGATATCATTCGGCCCTCTGGCTTTGCCGATGTGCAAGGAGGCGGCCGCGCAGTGGTCTATCGCGAGCCTTTTGGTGAGGCTATCCCGTTCGAAAATCTCACTGACGCCGAAGCCCGCGAACTAGGCCGCGCCATTGCTTCCATCCATGTTCTGCCTGAATCGGCCATCAGCGCCTCCGGCCTGCCCGTCTACACGGCCGACGAGTGCCGCCAGCGTTTGCTGGCCGAACTCCACGATGCCGATCAGGTCTCCCCTGTACCTGCCATCCTTCGGCGCCGTTGGGAGAATGCGCTGGAGGATACATCCCTATGGCAGTTCGATCCGGTTCCGCTGCATGGGGATGTGGCTAGCGAGAACTTCTTTTGGTCTCGCGGCGAGATCGCGACGGTTCTAGGGTTCGGAGAATCACACGTTGGCGATCCGGCAACCGACCTAGCACCACTGATTGGGATGGGCGACGAATTCTTCGAGGCGGTACGTGAGTCGTACCAGAACACCCGTCACGTTGAGTTCGACGACGCCGCCTACTCGCGCGCTGTGCTCGCATCCGAGTTGGCGGTAGTCCGGTGGCTGATGTATGGGCATCGGTTGAACGATACTGAGATCGTGCGCGATGCCCAGGCCATGCTTTCCGAGCTCGCAACGGACGTTGAGAATGAAGGATCTCTGGGTTCCGGGCCGTCATGGCATGTGGATCCTGCCGGGCAATAG
- the prfB gene encoding peptide chain release factor 2, protein MATDYQIEIDSLRKSFEQIEQVTNPEELRSRIAQLTEESAAPDLWDDPEKAQGVTSKLSHAQSELDKVTKMSTRIDDLEALLEMATEEGAEDPEMAAELYADLDKELALVLKDLQELHIRTLLSGKYDERSAVVTIRSGAGGVDAADFAQMLQRMYVRWAERRGYATRIMDTSYAEEAGIKSTTFEVEAPYAYGTLSVEAGTHRLVRISPFDNQGRRQTSFAAVEVIPLIEQTDHIEIPESDIRIDVFRSSGPGGQSVNTTDSAVRITHLPTGIVVSMQDEKSQIQNRASAMRVLQSRLLLLKQEEEAKEKKELAGDIKASWGDQMRSYVLQPYQMVKDLRTGFEAGNPEHVFDGEIDGFIDAGIRWRATGEKVAKES, encoded by the coding sequence GTGGCCACTGATTACCAGATCGAAATCGATTCACTTCGCAAGTCCTTTGAGCAGATTGAGCAAGTCACCAATCCGGAGGAACTCCGCAGCCGTATTGCGCAGCTGACGGAGGAATCGGCCGCGCCAGATCTGTGGGACGATCCAGAGAAGGCGCAAGGAGTCACTTCCAAGCTTTCCCATGCTCAATCGGAGCTGGATAAGGTCACCAAGATGTCCACGCGCATTGACGATCTCGAGGCTCTCCTTGAGATGGCTACGGAGGAGGGCGCGGAAGATCCCGAGATGGCAGCAGAGCTGTACGCCGATCTGGACAAGGAATTAGCGCTTGTTCTTAAGGATCTGCAGGAACTGCATATCCGTACGCTGCTGTCTGGAAAGTACGACGAACGTTCCGCGGTTGTTACGATTCGATCCGGTGCTGGCGGCGTGGACGCCGCTGACTTCGCGCAGATGCTTCAACGTATGTATGTGCGCTGGGCGGAACGGCGCGGATACGCGACGAGGATCATGGACACCTCCTATGCTGAAGAGGCAGGGATCAAGTCCACTACGTTTGAAGTGGAAGCGCCGTATGCCTACGGCACTCTTTCGGTTGAGGCTGGAACGCACCGTTTGGTGCGAATCTCTCCATTCGACAATCAGGGCCGGCGGCAAACGTCGTTCGCTGCTGTGGAAGTCATTCCTCTCATCGAACAGACCGACCACATCGAGATCCCTGAGAGTGACATCCGAATCGACGTGTTCCGCTCATCAGGGCCTGGTGGCCAGTCAGTCAACACCACCGACTCCGCAGTTCGCATCACCCACTTGCCAACGGGAATTGTGGTCTCGATGCAGGATGAAAAGTCGCAGATCCAAAACCGAGCTTCAGCTATGCGAGTTCTTCAGTCACGCTTGCTTCTTCTCAAACAAGAAGAAGAAGCAAAGGAGAAGAAGGAACTTGCTGGCGATATCAAGGCATCATGGGGCGATCAGATGCGTTCATACGTGTTGCAGCCCTATCAGATGGTTAAGGACCTGCGTACTGGATTTGAAGCAGGCAATCCCGAACACGTCTTTGACGGCGAGATCGATGGATTCATCGATGCAGGCATCCGTTGGCGAGCAACGGGCGAAAAGGTCGCTAAGGAGTCCTGA
- the ftsE gene encoding cell division ATP-binding protein FtsE, whose product MITFDNVTKLYQKGARPALDGVSLEVERGEFVFLVGPSGSGKSTMLSLILAEERPTSGHVQVLGKDLSTVSARRVPIMRRQIGTVFQDFRLLDNMNVYDNVALALQVIGAPRHRIKSDVPEALSMVGLDGKEKRQMSELSGGERQRVAIARAMVNRPQILLADEPTGNLDFDTGLSIMRLLDRINRTETTVVMATHDQSIVNQMRKRVIELKDGAVVRDQTRGVYGGGQH is encoded by the coding sequence ATGATCACATTCGACAACGTGACGAAGTTGTATCAAAAGGGTGCGCGTCCTGCGCTCGATGGCGTCAGCCTCGAAGTTGAGCGGGGTGAGTTCGTGTTTCTTGTGGGTCCATCTGGCTCCGGGAAATCGACGATGCTCTCTCTGATCCTTGCGGAGGAGCGGCCCACGTCAGGGCACGTCCAGGTGCTCGGCAAGGACCTCTCTACTGTCTCGGCGCGGCGGGTCCCCATCATGCGTCGGCAAATTGGAACGGTCTTTCAGGACTTCCGGCTGCTAGACAACATGAATGTATATGACAATGTTGCGCTGGCTCTCCAGGTCATCGGTGCGCCACGCCACCGCATCAAGTCGGACGTGCCTGAGGCGCTTTCAATGGTGGGGCTAGATGGCAAAGAGAAGCGCCAAATGAGCGAACTTTCGGGTGGTGAACGCCAGCGCGTTGCTATTGCTCGCGCGATGGTCAACCGGCCTCAGATCCTTCTGGCGGACGAGCCCACCGGCAACCTTGACTTTGACACAGGCCTCTCGATCATGCGGTTGCTCGATCGAATCAACCGGACTGAGACCACGGTTGTTATGGCGACTCACGACCAGTCGATTGTGAACCAGATGCGCAAGCGCGTTATTGAACTGAAAGATGGGGCTGTGGTTCGGGATCAAACCCGCGGCGTTTATGGAGGCGGCCAGCACTGA
- the ftsX gene encoding permease-like cell division protein FtsX: MRFRFILSQTFRGLFSNKAMAASVALVTFVSLLFVGAGSLLQTQVNNLRTEWYQNVEISVYMCPTNSSNPQCASGEATDAQITAISDYLASDDMAPLIESVDFETKEEALENFKATMSDTAWVNAVTADQMQASFRIKLVDPERYETVTDALTGRDGVEEVNDQRDQLEPLFDILNKLTLLSGALAAVMILTALLLMPTTIRLSAMSRRNETEIMRYVGASNFFIELPFILEGIISALIGSLLAVLGLWVTVKYFISDWLGQALSWMRIIDTADVLRLGPALVLASVVVAGLASWITLRRYARV; encoded by the coding sequence ATGCGTTTTCGTTTTATTCTCTCCCAGACTTTCCGTGGGCTCTTTTCTAACAAGGCGATGGCAGCGTCTGTTGCGCTAGTGACCTTCGTTTCCCTACTCTTCGTGGGCGCAGGTTCATTGCTGCAAACACAAGTGAATAATCTGCGTACAGAGTGGTATCAAAACGTCGAGATTTCTGTATACATGTGCCCGACCAACTCGAGTAACCCGCAGTGTGCATCAGGTGAGGCCACTGACGCTCAGATCACAGCGATTTCGGACTACCTCGCATCGGACGACATGGCGCCGTTGATCGAATCGGTAGATTTCGAGACAAAGGAAGAGGCACTCGAAAACTTCAAAGCAACTATGTCTGATACCGCATGGGTGAATGCTGTGACGGCCGATCAGATGCAGGCATCGTTCCGAATCAAACTTGTGGATCCTGAACGGTACGAAACTGTGACGGATGCTCTCACTGGGCGCGACGGCGTGGAGGAAGTCAACGACCAACGTGATCAGTTGGAGCCACTCTTTGACATCCTCAACAAGCTCACGTTGCTATCTGGTGCTCTAGCAGCGGTCATGATTCTCACGGCACTCCTGCTCATGCCAACCACCATTCGACTATCTGCGATGTCACGGCGCAACGAAACTGAGATTATGCGTTACGTTGGCGCATCAAACTTCTTTATCGAGTTGCCATTCATCTTAGAAGGCATCATTTCAGCGTTGATCGGTTCGCTCTTGGCCGTGTTGGGGCTGTGGGTAACAGTCAAATACTTCATCAGTGATTGGCTCGGCCAGGCGTTGTCTTGGATGAGGATCATTGACACAGCTGATGTGTTGCGTCTGGGTCCGGCGCTTGTACTTGCTTCGGTAGTTGTGGCGGGCCTAGCTTCGTGGATTACCCTGCGGCGATACGCTCGCGTGTGA